In Astyanax mexicanus isolate ESR-SI-001 chromosome 25, AstMex3_surface, whole genome shotgun sequence, a genomic segment contains:
- the LOC125787866 gene encoding C-type lectin domain family 4 member F-like produces MPCGEGLLVTDRRIDKQADRETEFLELVSRTDMSENIYSNEMSIEELNRGDKVERVVEIYESTDTIRYHDHNTEVKGGEPEETKLRRKQQTEQGGDTHLVENRRYRLAAVGLGLVLLCVLLLTAIILLCIKLNNLTGERNQLQTSYTNLTAERDQLQTSYTNLTAERDQLQTSNTNLTAERDQLQTSNTNLTAERDQLQTSNTNLTAERDQLQTSNTNLTAERDQYKKQLSETVHLSQQGWRIFNTSLYYVSTEKKSWTESRNDCRERGSDLLIINSREGSGDLENPTVMEMRTVL; encoded by the exons ATGCCCTGTGGCGAAGGACTATTGGTCACAGACAGACGGATAGACaaacaggcagacagagagacagagtttCTAGAACTCGTTTCTAGAACAGACATGTCTGAGAACATTTACAGCAATGAGATGAGCATCGAGGAGCTGAACAGAGGAGATAAAGTGGAGAGGGTGGTGGAGATCTACGAGAGCACAGACACTATTAGATACCATGACCACAACACAGAGGTGAAGGGTGGCGAACCAGAGGAAACCAAACTAAGAAGGAAGCAGCAAACAGAACAGGGAGGAG ATACCCATTTAGTAGAGAAcagacgctacagactggctgcagtgggtcttggtttggttctgctgtgtgttctcctgctaaCGGCCATCATACTGCTGTGCATTAAGCTCAACAACCTGACTGGAGAGAgaaaccagttacagaccagttacaccaacctgactgcagagagagaccagttacagaccagttacaccaacctgactgcagagagagaccagttacagaccagtaacaccaacctgactgcagaaagagaccagttacagaccagtaacaccaacctgactgcagaaagagaccagttacagaccagtaacaccaacctgactgcagaaagagaccagttacagaccagtaacaccaacctgactgcagagagagaccaataCAAGAAGCAGCTTTCAGAAACTG TTCACCTCAGCCAGCAGGGATGGAGGATCTTCAACACTagtctttactacgtctctactgagaagaagagctggactgagagcagaaacgactgcagagagagaggatcagacctgctgatcatcaacagcagagaag gttctggaGACCTGGAGAACCCAACAGTTATGGAGATGAGGACTGTGCTATAA
- the LOC111195200 gene encoding C-type lectin domain family 10 member A isoform X3 yields MAVQNEALPQYLNVERPSKSTHSSARQDWDRALRLAGVCVGVMCILQGTLNIVLRLYFTFQENTALLHTVCNNQSVDGNQHQTDGTMERNQLQIRYNNLAEERNQLQARFNTLTRQNDQLQARFNTLTSQNDQLQARFNTLTSQNDQLQARFNTLTSQNDQLQARFNTLTSQNDQLQARFNTLTSENQQLKTNYYNLQRDKDQLQTSCTNQANEKSGLQKKLADLDRSINVPGWIYFSSSTYLVSTERLSWLGAKQYCRDRRSDLVIINGREEQDFVEMIRRGEEAWIGLSDRGKEGDWKWVDGSALTTRFWSSMEPNNYEGGESCVTTGYAPTDGRPVVDVINTWNDQACSKTFHIICERKIPRDLFN; encoded by the exons ATGGCTGTTCAAAATGAAGCTCTTCCTCAATACCTGAATGTGGAGAGACCGTCCAAATCCACTCATTCGAGTGCGAGACAAGATTGGGACAGAG CACTCAGGCTGgctggagtgtgtgttggtgtgatgtGTATTCTTCAGGGGACTCTCAATATCGTCCTGAGACTGTACT TTACGTTTCAGGAAAACACAGCCTTGTTACACACTGTCTGCAACAACCAGTCTGTAGACGGAAACCAGCATCAGACCGATGGAACGATGGAGAGAAACCAGTTACAGATCAGGTACAACAACCTGGCAGAGGAGAGAAACCAGCTACAGGCCAG GTTCAACACACTGACCAGACAGAACGATCAGCTACAGGCCAGGTTCAACACACTGACCAGTCAGAACGATCAGCTACAGGCCAGGTTCAACACACTGACCAGTCAGAACGATCAGCTACAGGCCAGGTTCAACACACTGACCAGTCAGAACGATCAGCTACAGGCCAGGTTCAACACACTGACCAGTCAGAACGATCAGCTACAGGCCAGGTTCAACACACTGACCAGTGAGAATCAGCAGTTAAAGACCAACTACTACAACCTGCAAAGGGATAAAGACCAGTTGCAGACCAGCTGCACCAATCAAGCAAACGAGAAGAGTGGACTCCAGAAGAAGCTTGCTGACCTGG ATCGAAGCATTAACGTGCCGGGATGGATCTACTTCAGCTCCAGTACTTATCTTGTCTCTACTGAGAGGTTGAGCTGGCTTGGAGCAAAACAGTACTGTAGAGACAGAAgatcagacctggtgatcatcaacGGCAGAGAGGAgcag GACTTTGTTGAAATGATCAGGAGAGGTGAGGAAGCCTGGATCGGCCTCAGTGACAGAGGCAAGGAGGGGGACTGGAAGTGGGTGGACGGCTCAGCACTGACCACTAG GTTCTGGAGTAGCATGGAACCCAATAATTATGAAGGAGGAGAGAGCTGTGTTACAACTGGCTATGCACCGACGGATGGGAGACCAGTGGTGGATGTAATAAACACATGGAACGACCAGGCATGCTCTAAAACTTTTCACATTATTTGTGAGAGGAAAATTCCAAGAGATCTTTTTAATTAG
- the LOC111195200 gene encoding C-type lectin domain family 10 member A isoform X2 has product MAVQNEALPQYLNVERPSKSTHSSARQDWDRALRLAGVCVGVMCILQGTLNIVLRLYFTFQENTALLHTVCNNQSVDGNQHQTDGTMERNQLQIRYNNLAEERNQLQARFNTLTSQNDQLQARFNTLTSQNDQLQARFNTLTSQNDQLQARFNTLTSQNDQLQARFNTLTSQNDQLQARFNTLTSQNDQLQARFNTLTSQNDQLQARFNTLTSENQQLKTNYYNLQRDKDQLQTSCTNQANEKSGLQKKLADLDRSINVPGWIYFSSSTYLVSTERLSWLGAKQYCRDRRSDLVIINGREEQDFVEMIRRGEEAWIGLSDRGKEGDWKWVDGSALTTRFWSSMEPNNYEGGESCVTTGYAPTDGRPVVDVINTWNDQACSKTFHIICERKIPRDLFN; this is encoded by the exons ATGGCTGTTCAAAATGAAGCTCTTCCTCAATACCTGAATGTGGAGAGACCGTCCAAATCCACTCATTCGAGTGCGAGACAAGATTGGGACAGAG CACTCAGGCTGgctggagtgtgtgttggtgtgatgtGTATTCTTCAGGGGACTCTCAATATCGTCCTGAGACTGTACT TTACGTTTCAGGAAAACACAGCCTTGTTACACACTGTCTGCAACAACCAGTCTGTAGACGGAAACCAGCATCAGACCGATGGAACGATGGAGAGAAACCAGTTACAGATCAGGTACAACAACCTGGCAGAGGAGAGAAACCAGCTACAGGCCAGGTTCAACACACTGACCAGTCAGAACGATCAGCTACAGGCCAGGTTCAACACACTGACCAGTCAGAACGATCAGCTACAGGCCAGGTTCAACACACTGACCAGTCAGAACGATCAGCTACAGGCCAG GTTCAACACACTGACCAGTCAGAACGATCAGCTACAGGCCAGGTTCAACACACTGACCAGTCAGAACGATCAGCTACAGGCCAGGTTCAACACACTGACCAGTCAGAACGATCAGCTACAGGCCAGGTTCAACACACTGACCAGTCAGAACGATCAGCTACAGGCCAGGTTCAACACACTGACCAGTGAGAATCAGCAGTTAAAGACCAACTACTACAACCTGCAAAGGGATAAAGACCAGTTGCAGACCAGCTGCACCAATCAAGCAAACGAGAAGAGTGGACTCCAGAAGAAGCTTGCTGACCTGG ATCGAAGCATTAACGTGCCGGGATGGATCTACTTCAGCTCCAGTACTTATCTTGTCTCTACTGAGAGGTTGAGCTGGCTTGGAGCAAAACAGTACTGTAGAGACAGAAgatcagacctggtgatcatcaacGGCAGAGAGGAgcag GACTTTGTTGAAATGATCAGGAGAGGTGAGGAAGCCTGGATCGGCCTCAGTGACAGAGGCAAGGAGGGGGACTGGAAGTGGGTGGACGGCTCAGCACTGACCACTAG GTTCTGGAGTAGCATGGAACCCAATAATTATGAAGGAGGAGAGAGCTGTGTTACAACTGGCTATGCACCGACGGATGGGAGACCAGTGGTGGATGTAATAAACACATGGAACGACCAGGCATGCTCTAAAACTTTTCACATTATTTGTGAGAGGAAAATTCCAAGAGATCTTTTTAATTAG
- the tmem144a gene encoding transmembrane protein 144a: MASLVDFPGLLGASNGTNSTDLVYGFVSCAVSVVFYGSNFVPVKKIDTGDGMFFQWVLCAAIWTVSLVANIILRSPKFWPLAMLGGAIWSTGNITVVPIVKTIGLGLGLLIWASFNLLMGWASSRFGWFGIEAETVAKPTLNYCGAGLCLLSAIVFFFVKTDVQRPTTSEETPLLVDSTVNSSPESLTDDSWVDMLSPVKKRLVGSVMAVVAGILYGSSFIPVLYIKNHTDDPGGPYYGASQFDLDYVFAQFSGIFLTSTVYFSIYCAFKKNKPQVFPKAVLPGFISGVMWGVATCCWFMANHYLSAVVSFPIITTVPGLIATLWGVLLFKEVKGLRNYLVLVLAFCLVLTGALLTAFSKL; this comes from the exons ATGGCGTCGCTGGTCGATTTTCCTGGCCTCCTGGGAGCTTCTAATGGAACCAACTCCACTGATCTGGTCTACGGCTTTGTTTCTTGCGCTGTGTCCGTCGTTTTCTACGGGAGCAACTTCGTCCCAGTGAAGAAGATCGATACTGGGGATG GCATGTTCTTTCAGTGGGTTCTGTGCGCTGCCATATGGACTGTTTCTCTGGTGGCCAACATAATCTTGAGGAGCCCAAAGTTCTGGCCTTTAGCCATGCTGGGAGGAGCCATCTGGTCTACAG GCAACATCACCGTGGTTCCTATAGTGAAGACCATTGGTCTGGGTCTAGGTCTTTTGATATGGGCTTCCTTTAATCTTCTAATGGGCTGGGCCAGCTCACG GTTCGGCTGGTTTGGCATCGAAGCCGAAACCGTGGCCAAACCGACGCTTAACTACTGTGGAGCTGGCTTGTGCTTGCTAAG TGCCATTGTGTTTTTCTTTGTGAAGACTGATGTTCAGAGACCCACCACATCTGAGGAAACGCCACTGCTGGTAGACAGC ACTGTAAACTCATCTCCTGAGAGTTTGACGGACGATTCCTGGGTGGATATGTTGTCACCGGTTAAAAAACGGCTTGT CGGCTCAGTCATGGCTGTCGTAGCAGGAATCCTCTACGGCTCCTCCTTCATCCCTGTGCTGTACATCAAAAACCACACAGATGATCCGGGTGGGCCGTACTACGGGGCCAGCCAGTTTG ATCTGGATTATGTCTTTGCGCAGTTCAGTGGGATCTTTCTCACCAGCACCGTCTACTTCTCCATCTACTGCGCCTTCAAAAAGAACAAGCCTCAGGTCTTCCCTAAAGCTGTGCTACCCG gtttcATTTCTGGGGTGATGTGGGGCGTGGCCACATGCTGCTGGTTTATGGCCAATCACTACCTCAGTGCTGTGGTCAGCTTTCCGATCATCACCACG GTTCCAGGACTCATAGCTACTCTGTGGGGTGTTTTACTTTTCAAGGAGGTGAAg GGACTGCGCAATTACCTGGTTCTTGTTCTGGCCTTTTGCCTGGTGCTGACTGGCGCATTACTGACTGCGTTCTCCAAGCTGTAG
- the LOC111195200 gene encoding C-type lectin domain family 10 member A isoform X4, protein MAVQNEALPQYLNVERPSKSTHSSARQDWDRALRLAGVCVGVMCILQGTLNIVLRLYFTFQENTALLHTVCNNQSVDGNQHQTDGTMERNQLQIRYNNLAEERNQLQARFNTLTSQNDQLQARFNTLTSQNDQLQARFNTLTSQNDQLQARFNTLTRQNDQLQARFNTLTSENQQLKTNYYNLQRDKDQLQTSCTNQANEKSGLQKKLADLDRSINVPGWIYFSSSTYLVSTERLSWLGAKQYCRDRRSDLVIINGREEQDFVEMIRRGEEAWIGLSDRGKEGDWKWVDGSALTTRFWSSMEPNNYEGGESCVTTGYAPTDGRPVVDVINTWNDQACSKTFHIICERKIPRDLFN, encoded by the exons ATGGCTGTTCAAAATGAAGCTCTTCCTCAATACCTGAATGTGGAGAGACCGTCCAAATCCACTCATTCGAGTGCGAGACAAGATTGGGACAGAG CACTCAGGCTGgctggagtgtgtgttggtgtgatgtGTATTCTTCAGGGGACTCTCAATATCGTCCTGAGACTGTACT TTACGTTTCAGGAAAACACAGCCTTGTTACACACTGTCTGCAACAACCAGTCTGTAGACGGAAACCAGCATCAGACCGATGGAACGATGGAGAGAAACCAGTTACAGATCAGGTACAACAACCTGGCAGAGGAGAGAAACCAGCTACAGGCCAGGTTCAACACACTGACCAGTCAGAACGATCAGCTACAGGCCAGGTTCAACACACTGACCAGTCAGAACGATCAGCTACAGGCCAGGTTCAACACACTGACCAGTCAGAACGATCAGCTACAGGCCAGGTTCAACACACTGACCAGACAGAACGATCAGCTACAGGCCAG GTTCAACACACTGACCAGTGAGAATCAGCAGTTAAAGACCAACTACTACAACCTGCAAAGGGATAAAGACCAGTTGCAGACCAGCTGCACCAATCAAGCAAACGAGAAGAGTGGACTCCAGAAGAAGCTTGCTGACCTGG ATCGAAGCATTAACGTGCCGGGATGGATCTACTTCAGCTCCAGTACTTATCTTGTCTCTACTGAGAGGTTGAGCTGGCTTGGAGCAAAACAGTACTGTAGAGACAGAAgatcagacctggtgatcatcaacGGCAGAGAGGAgcag GACTTTGTTGAAATGATCAGGAGAGGTGAGGAAGCCTGGATCGGCCTCAGTGACAGAGGCAAGGAGGGGGACTGGAAGTGGGTGGACGGCTCAGCACTGACCACTAG GTTCTGGAGTAGCATGGAACCCAATAATTATGAAGGAGGAGAGAGCTGTGTTACAACTGGCTATGCACCGACGGATGGGAGACCAGTGGTGGATGTAATAAACACATGGAACGACCAGGCATGCTCTAAAACTTTTCACATTATTTGTGAGAGGAAAATTCCAAGAGATCTTTTTAATTAG
- the LOC111195200 gene encoding asialoglycoprotein receptor 1 isoform X1 codes for MAVQNEALPQYLNVERPSKSTHSSARQDWDRALRLAGVCVGVMCILQGTLNIVLRLYFTFQENTALLHTVCNNQSVDGNQHQTDGTMERNQLQIRYNNLAEERNQLQARFNTLTSQNDQLQARFNTLTSQNDQLQARFNTLTSQNDQLQARFNTLTRQNDQLQARFNTLTSQNDQLQARFNTLTSQNDQLQARFNTLTSQNDQLQARFNTLTSQNDQLQARFNTLTSENQQLKTNYYNLQRDKDQLQTSCTNQANEKSGLQKKLADLDRSINVPGWIYFSSSTYLVSTERLSWLGAKQYCRDRRSDLVIINGREEQDFVEMIRRGEEAWIGLSDRGKEGDWKWVDGSALTTRFWSSMEPNNYEGGESCVTTGYAPTDGRPVVDVINTWNDQACSKTFHIICERKIPRDLFN; via the exons ATGGCTGTTCAAAATGAAGCTCTTCCTCAATACCTGAATGTGGAGAGACCGTCCAAATCCACTCATTCGAGTGCGAGACAAGATTGGGACAGAG CACTCAGGCTGgctggagtgtgtgttggtgtgatgtGTATTCTTCAGGGGACTCTCAATATCGTCCTGAGACTGTACT TTACGTTTCAGGAAAACACAGCCTTGTTACACACTGTCTGCAACAACCAGTCTGTAGACGGAAACCAGCATCAGACCGATGGAACGATGGAGAGAAACCAGTTACAGATCAGGTACAACAACCTGGCAGAGGAGAGAAACCAGCTACAGGCCAGGTTCAACACACTGACCAGTCAGAACGATCAGCTACAGGCCAGGTTCAACACACTGACCAGTCAGAACGATCAGCTACAGGCCAGGTTCAACACACTGACCAGTCAGAACGATCAGCTACAGGCCAGGTTCAACACACTGACCAGACAGAACGATCAGCTACAGGCCAGGTTCAACACACTGACCAGTCAGAACGATCAGCTACAGGCCAGGTTCAACACACTGACCAGTCAGAACGATCAGCTACAGGCCAGGTTCAACACACTGACCAGTCAGAACGATCAGCTACAGGCCAGGTTCAACACACTGACCAGTCAGAACGATCAGCTACAGGCCAGGTTCAACACACTGACCAGTGAGAATCAGCAGTTAAAGACCAACTACTACAACCTGCAAAGGGATAAAGACCAGTTGCAGACCAGCTGCACCAATCAAGCAAACGAGAAGAGTGGACTCCAGAAGAAGCTTGCTGACCTGG ATCGAAGCATTAACGTGCCGGGATGGATCTACTTCAGCTCCAGTACTTATCTTGTCTCTACTGAGAGGTTGAGCTGGCTTGGAGCAAAACAGTACTGTAGAGACAGAAgatcagacctggtgatcatcaacGGCAGAGAGGAgcag GACTTTGTTGAAATGATCAGGAGAGGTGAGGAAGCCTGGATCGGCCTCAGTGACAGAGGCAAGGAGGGGGACTGGAAGTGGGTGGACGGCTCAGCACTGACCACTAG GTTCTGGAGTAGCATGGAACCCAATAATTATGAAGGAGGAGAGAGCTGTGTTACAACTGGCTATGCACCGACGGATGGGAGACCAGTGGTGGATGTAATAAACACATGGAACGACCAGGCATGCTCTAAAACTTTTCACATTATTTGTGAGAGGAAAATTCCAAGAGATCTTTTTAATTAG